The Bradysia coprophila strain Holo2 chromosome IV unlocalized genomic scaffold, BU_Bcop_v1 contig_81, whole genome shotgun sequence genome has a window encoding:
- the LOC119072435 gene encoding venom serine protease-like gives MFSIKMDWCKVSVIIVLLNVFGICQAYFEACDSTINVDAGQTISLQSPGYSAGYGYAPGSSCRYTIVAPSEYQVRATCSINLSDPSNGSCSSERFYFATDGRKDLSTSVYYCGAKTIGLTSQGNQMVLAYISTVNNGIFDCSITTVCDCGWSISSRIVGGTTAGVNEFTPMAALVDTYTYKIYCGATIVSSKYVVTAAHCLKVTTPSNTTVLVGDHNIKTGNETNYAAVYIVKRFVPKTDYSPTTNLNDIGLVETVNPILWSRGVSPVCLPFYYTSADFSGTTLTATGWGSTSFGGPVSDVLLKVDLNVLSNTNAQCTSTYPNVASSQMCTYSSQKDTCQRDSGGPLFYRGPTDPRLFLVGLVSLGEGCGGSNPSLNSRLTSFLTWIESITGTGVLCRRALA, from the exons atgttttcgataaaaatggaTTGGTGTAAAG TGTCTGTTATTATTGTTCTTCTAAACGTATTTGGGATATGCCAAGCGTATTTCGAAGCGTGCGATTCAACAATCAACGTCGATGCGGGTCAAACAATATCTCTTCAATCACCAGGATATTCTGCTGGATACGGATATGCCCCAGGATCATCATGTAGGTATACGATTGTAGCGCCGAGTGAATACCAGGTTCGAGCAACCTGTTCTATCAACTTGTCTGAC CCATCGAATGGAAGTTGCTCCAGtgaacgattttattttgcaacAGATGGCAGGAAAGATCTGAGTACGTCTGTGTACTATTGTGGCGCGAAAACTATCGGTCTTACATCACAGGGAAATCAAATGGTTCTAG CGTATATCAGTACTGTGAACAATGGAATATTCGACTGTTCAATAACTACCGTTTGTGACTGTGGGTGGTCGATTAGT AGTCGTATTGTCGGTGGTACTACAGCTGGTGTGAACGAATTTACGCCTATGGCTGCGCTTGTGGACACGTATacttataaaatttattgtggcGCCACAATTG tttcttCCAAATATGTTGTAACTGCGGCTCACTGTCTGAAAGTGACTACACCTTCAAATACTACGGTCCTAGTTGGGGACCATAACATTAAAACAG GAAATGAAACGAATTACGCGGCCGTATATATAGTGAAACGATTCGTACCGAAAACTGACTACTCACCTACAACTAATCTAAATGACATTGGCTTAGTGGAAACCGTTAATCCAATATTGTGGTCGAGAGGTGTGTCTCCTGTTTGCTTACCGTTTTACTATACGTCAGCGGATTTTTCCGGAACGACCCTAACTGCAACCGGATGGGGCTCAACGTCTTTCGGTGGGCCAGTATCTGATGTACTTCTAAAAGTAGATCTAAACGTGCTGAGCAATACAAATGCACAATGTACATCTACTTATCCGAATGTTGCATCGTCACAGATGTGTACATATTCATCGCAGAAGGACACTTGTCAG CGTGATAGCGGTGGACCGTTATTCTACCGTGGACCAACTGATCCCAGACTTTTCTTAGTTGGACTAGTTAGTCTTGGTGAAGGTTGCGGTGGTTCCAATCCCTCACTTAATTCTAGATTGACATCTTTTCTGACCTGGATCGAAAGTATTACTGGAACAGGAGTATTATGTCGCCGAGCGTTAgcataa
- the LOC119072436 gene encoding venom serine protease-like: MVGKIFFLLSALHLFVGKTVAFYNFALCDRQIRLYAGQSRSLRSPYWPAGFMPGSSCRYSIQAPIDYQIQVTCKIDFMDPYQDGSCASGKFYIAEDGNRDITSTQPICGTTTTSRSSLGNKLTLAYTSDYYYSGLYDCQLTAVCDCGWGLNSRIVGGQETAPNEFPSTAALVSTTFEALFCGATIVSSRYVVTAAHCLRKTNPTETAVLVGDHDLTTGRDTLEAKLYQVLEYIEHAAYNNETKVNDIGLVRTILPMVWSRGVGPVCLPFYYANADFSGVDVIGTGWGLTEFGGKKSDYLQKVDLTVLKNSDPSCQRTYPTIQDSQMCTYKEGKDTCQYDSGGGLYYSGLTGSRKFLVAQVSLGEGCGGNSPSLNTRITSYLDWIEKETKTTLCRRTIE, from the exons ATGGTCGGAAAAATTT TTTTTCTTCTGAGTGCATTGCATTTATTCGTTGGAAAGACCGTAGCGTTTTACAATTTCGCACTATGTGACAGACAGATTCGACTATATGCTGGTCAATCCAGATCTTTACGTTCACCTTATTGGCCAGCGGGTTTCATGCCCGGCTCATCATGCCGATACAGTATACAGGCCCCaattgactatcaaattcAGGTCACAtgcaaaatcgattttatggAC CCCTATCAGGATGGAAGCTGTGCGTCGGGAAAGTTTTACATAGCTGAGGATGGCAACAGGGATATTACTTCCACTCAACCTATTTGTGGTACAACTACAACTTCCAGAAGTTCGTTAGGAAATAAGCTGACCCTGG CCTACACCAGTGACTACTATTACAGCGGTCTATATGATTGCCAACTGACGGCAGTATGTGACTGCGGCTGGGGTTTGAAT AGCAGAATAGTTGGAGGACAAGAAACCGCTCCGAACGAATTTCCGTCGACGGCAGCTTTAGTTTCTACAACTTTTGAAGCTTTGTTTTGTGGCGCAACTATAG TATCTTCGCGATATGTTGTAACAGCAGCACATTGTTTACGTAAAACAAACCCTACTGAGACCGCAGTTTTAGTGGGAGATCACGACTTAACCACTG GCCGAGATACGCTGGAAGCAAAACTTTACCAAGTTCTCGAGTACATTGAACATGCGGCCTACAATAACGAAACAAAAGTGAACGACATTGGTTTAGTAAGAACTATTCTGCCTATGGTTTGGTCTCGTGGTGTTGGACCTGTTTGTCTTCCATTTTATTATGCGAATGCTGATTTTAGTGGTGTAGATGTCATTGGGACTGGATGGGGACTTACTGAATTTGGAGGAAAGAAATCGGATTATTTACAAAAGGTGGACCTTACAGTTCTTAAAAATAGTGACCCTTCATGTCAGAGAACATATCCGACGATCCAAGATTCTCAGATGTGCACATACAAAGAAGGAAAGGACACATGCCAA tacGATTCGGGTGGCGGGCTTTACTACAGTGGATTGACTGGCTCGAGAAAGTTTCTGGTCGCACAAGTAAGTCTTGGAGAAGGATGTGGCGGCAACTCGCCCTCGTTAAATACGAGAATAACAAGTTATTTGGACTGGATTGAGAAGGAGACAAAAACTACTTTATGTCGTCGTACAATAGAGTAA